DNA from Sulfurimonas xiamenensis:
ACTTACCGATGGCAAAATCCCTGCTGTTTCACTTGATTTGGGTGCTCATTTACAGCATATGGTTTATTTTTTAACAAATCAAAATCCAACTGAATTGGTAGCAGACGAGACAAGTTTTGGATGGTTTCCACAAGTGGTAGATAATGTCTCTTGTATAGCAAGATATGAAAGTGGAATGAGATGTCAAATGTGGTTTGGAAAATCTGCGATTGGTCATAGAAATGGTCTAAGAGTTAGAATTTATGGTACAAAAGGAAGTGCTGAGTGGTTTCAAATGAATCCTGAAGAGTTATTATTTCAAACTATAGATGGTGGTAGAATGATAATAGATAGAGCTTCATCAAACATTTGTATATCCAATCTACCAAGATATACAAGATTTAAAGCAGGTCATCCCGCTGGTTTTGTAGAAGCATTTGGAAATCTTTATTTTGATATAGCGGAAAAGTTAAGACAGTATAAAATAGATGCTAATCATAAAATTAATTGGTCTTATGATGCTATGCAGGCAACGATTGGTTTGGAAGTGTTTGAAGCAATTCAAGCATCTTCAAAAGAAAACAGATGGGTAAAATTATATTTTATGGATAAAATAGTTTGACAAAACAAATAAGCCTCAAAAAAAACACCATAGCTAACTACATAGGGCAGTTTTATACTATGTTCATAGGTATCTTTATGCTTCCTTTTTATTTGGAGTATTTGGGTGCTGAGGCTTATGGATTGGTTGGTTTTTTTACGATGATTATGTCATGGATGGCATTGCTTGATTTGGGACTTTCTACGACCTTAGCGAGAGAAACGGCAAAGCTAAAAGATAAAGTAACTGGTCTTTTTGAACTTAAAAAAATCACACTGAGTGTAGAAGTTTTTTTCATGGCTATATCTGTTGTGATTTTTAGTGCTATATTTTTTGGTAGTGGATGGATATCTACTCATTGGCTAGATGTAAAAGAGCTTTCTTATGAAACAGTAGAGAGTACTATAAAAATCATGGCTTTTATGATAGTTTTGCGATGGTTTGTAGGATTGTATCAAGGAAGTATTATAGGCTTTGAGCAACAAGTTTGGCTAAATATTTATAAAGTAAGCATTGCCACATTAAAATTTTTGGGAGCATTTTTACTGATAGTTTATGTGAGTGATGATATTGTTGATTTTTTCTATTATCAGTTAGTTGTAGCAATCATTGAGTTTGTCATCATTAAACTAAAAATAAATAGCTATATGAAAGTATCACAAAAAGTATCTCCATCTTTTGTGACACTTAAACAGATAGCTCCTTTTGCTCTAAGCATTGCTTATACATCGAGTATTTGGGTTTTTATCACACAACTTGATAAGCTTATGTTGTCACACTATTTACCGCTTCATGAGTACGGTTTTTTTACCTTGGTGGTCGTGGTGGCTAATGCCATCTTGCAACTTTTTCAGCCTATAGGACAAGCAATCCTCCCACGAATGACATCACTGCTATCAAATGGGAAAGAAAAAGAGATGATAGAGCTTTATCATAAAGCAACACAGATTGTAAGCATTATAGTGCTTGCAGTAAGTGGAATGGTAGCCGTCTTTTCGTATGAGCTGTTGTACTCTTGGAGTGGAAATATCGAAGCTTCTACATGGGCAGCACCGATACTGTTTTGGTATGCTCTAGGAAACGGTGCGGTGGCATTACTCTCTTTTCAGTACTATATGCAATACGCTCATGGCAACCTAAAATACCATGTCAAAGGCAATACCTATTTTGGATTTGTCCAAATCATCATCGTTGCATTGGCAGTTCATTTTTATGGAGCTTTGGGAGCTGGAATAGCTTGGTTTGGGCTTCAGACATTTTTTTTACTATGGTGGCCTGGGTATATTCATAGCAAATTTGCTCCAGGGATTCATAAAGACTGGATACTTAAAGATATATTGCCTATTTTAGCAATGAGTATGGTTTATTTGGTGATTGTAAAAAATAGTGCTATTAGTTTTAGCGAAGACAGACTGACACTATTTCTGACATTAATTGGTTTGGGAGTTGTTTTGTTGGTTTTAAATACAGTTGCATCACAAGAAGGAAGAAAAGTTATGAATAGAATTATTTTGAGAAGAGGTGTTTGATGGAGTATAAAAAATTAAAATTTATAGTATATGCTCCACCTTTCAATGAAAATAGTGGCGGAGTTATGGCTTTGCATAAGCTTTGTGATTTATTAAATGAATCTGAAGAAACAGCGTACTTATATCTTGAATTTAGAAAGCCATTGATTACAGATCATGAAAGTTTATTAATGAAGATATTATACCCATTGAGATTATTTAAATATTATTTTTTGAAATTTGTTCCCACTTCTTATGGTAAAAATTTATTTTTAAATACACCAAGAATTATTTATGGTATAAAAAAAAATATTGATAATACGGTAGTTATTTATCCTGAGATAGTATCAGGCAATCCACTTGAAGTTAAAAATGTAGTAAGATGGCTATTACATAAGCCAGGATTTCATACAGGAGAAATAAATTATGGTAAAAGTGATATTTACTTCTTTTATCAAGTCATTTTTAATGATCCAACCATTAATCCATACGATGATCATTTACTATCAGTATTATGGGTAAGGGATGACATATATAAAAAAACAAATTTTGGTGAACGAAAAGGTATTTGC
Protein-coding regions in this window:
- a CDS encoding Gfo/Idh/MocA family protein, with the protein product MQNYKEPLKLAFIGGGIDSAIGYTHYIASQMDHLFSVSAGCFSRKEDINQKTALTWGVEENHLYSNWEALLENEVKNVDAIVILTPTPNHYEMIMKALDLGYSVISEKALATTYQEGLEITKKVDEKKAFFAVTHNYTGYPMLRELQNMIQNDKLGKITNINIEMPQESFSRLVNGNKPTPQSWRLTDGKIPAVSLDLGAHLQHMVYFLTNQNPTELVADETSFGWFPQVVDNVSCIARYESGMRCQMWFGKSAIGHRNGLRVRIYGTKGSAEWFQMNPEELLFQTIDGGRMIIDRASSNICISNLPRYTRFKAGHPAGFVEAFGNLYFDIAEKLRQYKIDANHKINWSYDAMQATIGLEVFEAIQASSKENRWVKLYFMDKIV
- a CDS encoding oligosaccharide flippase family protein; amino-acid sequence: MTKQISLKKNTIANYIGQFYTMFIGIFMLPFYLEYLGAEAYGLVGFFTMIMSWMALLDLGLSTTLARETAKLKDKVTGLFELKKITLSVEVFFMAISVVIFSAIFFGSGWISTHWLDVKELSYETVESTIKIMAFMIVLRWFVGLYQGSIIGFEQQVWLNIYKVSIATLKFLGAFLLIVYVSDDIVDFFYYQLVVAIIEFVIIKLKINSYMKVSQKVSPSFVTLKQIAPFALSIAYTSSIWVFITQLDKLMLSHYLPLHEYGFFTLVVVVANAILQLFQPIGQAILPRMTSLLSNGKEKEMIELYHKATQIVSIIVLAVSGMVAVFSYELLYSWSGNIEASTWAAPILFWYALGNGAVALLSFQYYMQYAHGNLKYHVKGNTYFGFVQIIIVALAVHFYGALGAGIAWFGLQTFFLLWWPGYIHSKFAPGIHKDWILKDILPILAMSMVYLVIVKNSAISFSEDRLTLFLTLIGLGVVLLVLNTVASQEGRKVMNRIILRRGV
- a CDS encoding WavQ, producing MEYKKLKFIVYAPPFNENSGGVMALHKLCDLLNESEETAYLYLEFRKPLITDHESLLMKILYPLRLFKYYFLKFVPTSYGKNLFLNTPRIIYGIKKNIDNTVVIYPEIVSGNPLEVKNVVRWLLHKPGFHTGEINYGKSDIYFFYQVIFNDPTINPYDDHLLSVLWVRDDIYKKTNFGERKGICYMLRKGKNRKITHDTENSILLDGKSHGEVAKVMNECEYFISYDMETMYSQYAVLCGCKSIVIPEKGVSKDEWQPKKEFQYGIAYGFDDIEEAEKTKHLVYDVLKKIEDESNQSVSKFVNRIYTLVGKN